From the genome of Peptoniphilus sp. ING2-D1G:
TCCATAGTCAAAAAAGGGTTTTTGATGACTGCTGAAGTTGAATATAAAAACATAAATTCAAGATTTTTCGCCCAAGGCTCCATAGTCAATCCTCTCTATTTAAAAAAACTTGGAGTTTTAAATCCACGGGTTATAGGCGAAGAAGAAGTAGGGCAATTAAAGGACTCCTTCACAAAACACCCCGATGAGAGCCTGAGTTTTGTGGACTACATACATTTGGAGGACAAAGACTACTTTATAGAAAAAGATGGAAGATACTTTGTCATATATGAGGAGAATTTACAAGGCGAAGAGCCAACACGGAATATAATGGCAAGAGGACTTTCAACAGACAGTTTTTATATCACACAAAGCGGCGGGAGCCTATGCATTGTGGACGAAATAAGAATAAGAGGGATAGTGGACATAGACAATATTTTATTAAATGAAAATTTAAATATAGATGGAATATTGGTATTGAGATCCAATGTAAATTTTTTGGATAATCCGAAGAATATTTATGTAAAGGGAATAACGGTAAATACTCCTTCGGTTTCTGAAAACAACGTGATTTCCCGGTATGATTTTGGAGAAATAGACCTTTATTCAAGGGGAATTTCCAATTATATTAAACCGAGAATTTACAGTATTAAAAGAAGTATTGACAACAAATAAACTTGATAGGAAACCTTTATATGATATAATCCCGAGTTTATCACTTCTCTTAGAAAATAATAACCGTGATTCGCTAAATTAAAGCGATTTATCACGGTTTTTCTATTTTTATGCTTGTTGTATACGGTTGTTTGTGGCATAATTATATTATGGCATATATTATTAAACGAAAAAATAGAGAAGGAAAAGAATACGTCTATCTCGTAGAAGGATACCGGGACAAGGATAAAGTTCGTCAAAGAACGCTCAAAAGCTATGGCCAACTGGAGGTGTTGGAGCGTAATGAGCCTGGTGCATTTGAAAGATTAAGACGTCAAGCGAAAGAGGGACTTCTTTCAGAGAAAATTGAAAAAGAAATAAATATCCCATTTCAATTAGATTCTCCCATTTCGAATTCCCTCAAAAATTATGGATGGATGTTTTTAGATGATCTTCTTCGTCTTTTGAAAGTCGAAGAAACTCTAAGAGTTGGCTGTCAAGGTCGAAGGTTCAAGTTTGATCCAACCAAAATCTTGAAACTTCTGGTTTACCAGCGTATTTTAGATCCTGGAAGTAAAACCAAAGCACGTATGAACCAAGATGAACTTTTTGGGGATTGGAAAATATCTTCGAATGATATGGATAGAGCTTTAGATGTATTTGCCATGTGTAAAGATGAGCTGCTCCTTACCATGCATCAACAGATTACTCAAACCATAGGACGTACTGCTACGCTTGTATACTACGATGTCACCAACTACTACTATGAAACAGATCTTGATGATCCAGATGTACTGGATGAAGATGGAGAGATACAGGAAGTAGGAATGCGTAAGCGTGGTCCAAGTAAAGAACGAAGACCAAATCCTATTGTTCAAATGGGACTGTTCATGGATCAAAACTCCATCCCTATTTCATATGAACTGTTCCCTGGAAACCATACCGATCCGATTACCTATCTACCTTCAGCAGAACGAGTGAAAAAACAGTTTGAGATTGAAAGATTAGTCAGCGTAGCGGATAAGGCAATGAACAGTAAGAAAAACGTATTGGCGATTTACGAACGAGGAGATGGTTGGCTGTTCTCCCAAAAACATCGAGGCAAGCGAGGTGCACCTAAAGATATACAGGAGTTCATACTAAAACCAGAAGGTTGGGAATACAACAATCGACAAACCTTCGCAAAAAAGAGTACTATTCGAGAAAGAAACCTTGGAAATGGAGTTGTAGTGAAGGAGAAAGTTCTAGTTACTTGGAGTGAAGCCTATGCTAAACGAGAGAAAATCCGAAGAGATGGAGCACTTGCTTATGCAGCTTCTCTACGAGATCCAGAAAGATATCGTATGACTTGTAAAAAAGGCGGAAAGAAGTATCTTGAGCAATATGTAGTAGATAAACAAACTGGAGAGCGACAAGTATTGCATCCTTTCATAGGAATAGATTATGAATTGGTTGATTTTGATGCACAATTTGATGGAATCAACGTTCTGGTAACCAGCGAGTTAAAGATGAGTGATGAGGAAATGATGGCGAACTACCGTCAGCTCTACAAAATAGAAGAGTGCTTTAGAATCACAAAGACAGAACTTAAAACCCGACCGGTGTATGTAACAGAAAAAAATCATATTGAAGCACACTTTCTAACTTGCTTTATCGCATTGGTGCTCCTTCGAATCGTACAATATTTATTAGATGGAGAATGGAGTGTATCAATAATAGTTGATTCATTAAAAAGTGCGCTGACAGATGAATTGGGTCAAGGATACATGAAAGTATATGGTAATGAAGATTGGCTTAAAATACTAGAAAAACTAAAGATAGATTGGAAGCAACAGATTGTGAAGTTAGAGAAGTTGAAACAATTCGGGAGAGGTTGGTGTACAACAAAGGATTGGAGATAAAAACATGGCTAGAAGCTTGGAAATTACAAGTTTCTAGCCTTCGTTGTATTTTAAAAGTGATAAACTCAGGAAGAGGACTTTCAACAGACAGTTTTTATATCACACAAAGCGGCGGGAGCCTATGCATTGTGGACGAAATAAGAATAAGAGGGATAGTGGACATAGACAATATTTTATTAAATGAAAATTTAAATATAGATGGAATATTGGTATTGAGATCCAATGTAAATTTTTTGGATAATCCGAAGAATATTTATGTAAAGGGAATAACGGTAAATACTCCTTCGGTTTCTGAAAACAACGTGATTTCCCGGTATGATTTTGGAGAAATAGACCTTTATTCAAGGGGAATTTCCAATTATATTAAACCGAGAATTTACAGTATTAAAAGAAGTATTGACAACAAATAAACTTGATAGGAAACCTTTATATGATATAATTATTAAAGAGAAATATTAGGAGGTATTTTATGATTTCAGCAGGTGATTTGAGAAAGGGCGTAACATTCATATATGACAATGACGTCTATGAAGTAATAGATTTTCAACACGTTAAGCCGGGAAAAGGAGCAGCCTTTGTAAGAACAAAAATAAGATCCGTTTTGACGGGAGCCACTAAAGACACTACCTTCAACCCTTCTGAAAAGTTTGAAAAAGCTGTAATTGAAACTAAAGAAATGCAATATTTGTACAATGACGGAACTTTGTATTATTTCATGGATAATGAGACTTTTGAGCAAGTACCGCTTGAAAAAGACATCGTGGAAGAAGCTTTGAATTTCATGAGAGAAAATGACATGGCTCAAATTAATTTTCACCAAGGTAAGGCATTTAGAGTTTCACCTGCAAATTTTGTTGAGCTTGAAGTTACACAAACAGAACCGGGAGTTAAGGGAGATACATCTTCCGGAGGTTCAAAACCCGCTACGGTTGAAACGGGATTTACACTTAATGTGCCGCTATTTGTCAATACCGGAGATATAATAAGGATTGACACCAGAAGTGGCGAATATATGTCCAGAGCATAGGAGGAAAATAATTATGGAAAACATTATTAACAGATTAGCTTATCTTGAAGGTTTAGCTGAAGGCTATGAAATCGACGCTGAAAAGAAGGAAGGAAGAATTATTCTTGAACTTCTTGATATAGTTTCCGAAATGGCAGAAGAAATAAAGAACAAACAAGATGAATTGGAAGAATATGTCGACTTAATTGAAGAAGACCTTACAAATCTTGAAGAGTATGTATACGAAGAAGAAGAAGACTATGATGACTTTGATTATGATGACTATGACTATGATGACGATTCATTCTTTGATGACGAATATGAAGACGAATGTGGATGCGGTGAAAATTGCAACTGCTCAGATTCTGAACCTGTAGAAGAATAATTATATAAAAATCCTCCGTCGGAATTAAATTTCCGGCGGATTTTTTATTGTCTAAATTGCAATAAAATTGAATAACAAAAGATAATTTGATATAATTATAGCATTCAAAATAATACCGCAAGGTTGGAGGTGTATCATGACTGAAAATTATCTTATAGAAACTAAAAGTGATGGAGAAGTTAGAATATCAGAAGATGTCATAGCTACTATTGCCGTAGTTGCTGCAGAGTCTGTAGAAGGCGTAGTGGATATGCAATCTAATTTAAAATATAGCGTTACGGAAATGTTAGGTGTAAAGAACTTAAACAAGGGAGTAAAAGTCAGCATCGGCGAAAAAGAAGCCGTAATAGACGTTTTTATAACAGTTGAATACGGAAAAAACATAGTTGAAATATGCAAAGAAGTGCAAGTGAAGATAAAGGAAGCGGTTGAAAGCATGACCGATCTTGAAGTTGTTGAAGCTAACATTCACGTCTCGGGCATAGCTGTTCCGGATAAAGAGAAAGCAAGGGCATAAAATGAGCAGGAAAAAATCTCGTATTGGACAAATGCAAGTTCTATTTCAAATGGATGTAAACAACGATTTTTCCCTTGAAAGTTTAAATCGTTTTTTGGACAATTTTCAATTCAGCGACTCCGAGATGAAATATATTGCAAAGACAATACCGGTTATTCTTGAAAATCTTCAAACCATTGACAATACCATAGTAGAAAGTCTGTACAGTTGGAGCTTTAATAGACTTGCCAATGTAGACAGGAGTATTTTGAGAGTATCTGTATATGAACTGTTATATAGAGATGATATTCCTTCAGAGGTATCGATAAATGAAGCTGTTGAAATATCCAAAGAATTCGGGTCAAATGAATCTCCCAAATTCATAAACGGCATATTGGGAAGCATTTACAGAAATTTGCACAAGTGATAGAGAGCTTTTATGCTCTTTATTCTTTTTTATGGTGGTAAAATGAAAGCTATAAAAGTAAGTGAATTAAATAAATATATAAAAAAATATATAGCTATGGATTACTTGTTAAGCGACATCTCCGTAAAGGGTGAAATTTCAAACCTGAATAAGCACTCAAAGGGAAATATCTACCTGTCCCTAAAAGACGACAAAGCCAAGATAAATGCCATCATCTACTCCAGGGAAGCCTCAAAAATCAACTTTGAACTTCAAAACGGAGACAATGTGGAAGCGGGAGGTTCCATTTCCCTATACGAAAGAGACGGCTCAATAAACATGTACATCAGAGAAATAAAAAAAGTGGGCATGGGAGACCTTTACGAGAAATATCTGGCGCTCAAGGACGCCCTCTACAAGGAAGGGCTGTTTTCCGAAGAGCACAAAAAGCCGATATCCTATTTTCCGAGAAAAGTCGGGGTAATCACATCCCCAACCGGAGCTGCAATCGCAGACTTCATCAATATATTGCAAAGAAGAAATAAAGCTGTGGACATATTGTTCTATCCCTCCAATGTGCAAGGGGATTTTGCAGCTTCCAATCTCATAGAAGGGCTTGAGTATTTTGAAGAAAACCCTGTAGATGTGGTGGTGATCGGAAGAGGCGGAGGATCCTTGGAAGAGCTCTTTGCCTTTAACGACGAAAAACTCGCAAGGAAGATTTATGAATTGAAAATCCCTGTAATTTCAGCGGTAGGCCATGAAATAGACTATGTAATATCGGACTTTGTAAGCGATTTGCGAGCACCCACACCATCGGCTGCGGCGGAGCTTGTCTCAATGAGCAATGAGGATTTAAACAACTCTCTCTTTTTGATAAAAAATCGAATGGATCACCTGTTACACAATAAAATAAACAAAAACAGAAGAGAACTTTCCGATAAATTCAATTTTTTAAAATACGACTTGTTGAGTTTTATCAATTCAAACAGGGTGAAACTCAACTACTATAAAAATTTGATAGATTTAAAAAAGACGAATTTTAAAAAGATAAGAGTCACCTTGGAAGACTCAAAGACAAATTTGGATTACAATATAATCTGTAAAATAAAAGATTTCAATGAGAAACTTCAATCTGCAAATCAAATAAAGCTCAAATTAATTGAAAAAGTGAAGAAAGAAAAAACTGCATTGAAGTTTTGTGAAAATGCCTTAAGGGCGAAAAACCTTCGCGGAACTATAAATTTACAGAAAAAAGACTTGTATATAAATAAGGAAAAACTGGGAATTTCAATGTCCAACTACCTAAAAGAAAAAAATTCCGAGTTAATGCAATTAAAAGACTCCTTGGATAGATTAAATCCATCGAAACTTATAAGCATAAGAGATGAAAATCTAAATCTTGTAATTTCAGCAAAAAAACTTAAAATAAATGGAAACATTCACATAGATTTTGAAGACGGAACAGCTGAGGCTACTGTTAAAGATGTTAAAATAAGAGGTGAGGCAAATGGGCGAAAGTTATGAAAGTGCTTTTAAAAAGTTGGAAGAGATAATCAAAGATTTGGAATCCGAAGAGATATCCATGGAAAAATCCGTTGAAAAATACGAAGAAGGACTAAAACTTTACGAATATTGTTCAAAACTTTTAAACGAATACGAAGGAAGGGTGAAAATCTTGATGAAAGAAGATTCCGAAATATTGGAACAAGATTTTCAAGGTGCAGAAAATCATGATTGAAAATAACAATTTAATTTCCATTATAGACAATTATTTATACAGCAGTTTTGCAGTTGTCGATGAATATCAAAAAAAAGTTTATGATTCAATGAATTATTCCCTGTCATCAGGAGGCAAGAGAATAAGACCCATACTTTGCATATTGAGCTACAGCGATATATCCGACGGAGCCGACATTGAAAAAGTGCTACCCTATGCTGCAGCCATTGAGATGATACATACCTATTCTCTTATTCATGACGACCTGCCCGCCATGGACGATGACGACTTAAGGAGAGGCAAACCCACAAATCACAAGGTATTTTCAGAAGCCATAGCCATACTTGCCGGAGATGGGCTTTTAAATACCGCCGCGGAATTGCTCTCAAAAAACCTCGAAAGCTATGAAGACCCGGAAGAACTCAAAAGGGCCATAAGAGCCATGAGATACATCTTTAACGCCTCCGGTATTCACGGCTTGATAGGAGGACAAGTCATGGATCTTGAACAAAATAAAAATATGTCCGTGGATTTATTCGAAAATATGTACAAATTAAAAACAGCCGCATTAATAAGAGCGTCCATAGTCAGTGGCGCAATTGTGGCGGGGGCAAATGAAGAAGAACTTGCATCTTTGGAAGAATTTGGAAATTGCATAGGAATTGCCTATCAGATAAAAGACGACTTAATAGATTGCAAGCAGGACGAAGAAAGAGACACGATGCTCAAAATCATCTCAAAGGAAGAGTTGATAAAAAGGATAGAACATTTGACCGACAGGGGAAAAGAAGAGCTTAAAACCATAGAACACAACACCGAAAAACTGCAAAACTATGCGGATTTCCTGATGAACAGGAGCTTTTAATTGAGCAAGATAAGAGCAGACCTTTTGGTTTTGGAACAGGGATTTGCAGATTCAAGAGAAAAGGCGAAAAGATTGATAATGAGTGGAGAGGTATATCTGGGCACTCTTAGAATTGACAAACCCGGACAAATGCTTGACTCTCACGAAAAATTGACCGTAAAACCCAACTCTTTAAAATATGTCAGCAGGGGCGGATTCAAACTGGAAAAGGCAATTGATCTCTACAATATCGATTTAAAGGGGAAAATCTGCGCCGACATAGGAGCATCGACCGGTGGATTTACCCATTGCATGCTTTTAAAGGGAGCAAAAAAGGTATATGCCATAGATGTTGGGTATAATCAACTTGACTACTCTCTTAGAATGGATCAAAGAGTGGTCTCCATGGAAAAAACCAACATAAGAAATTTAGATGTGGAATTGATAGAAGATCGAATAGATTTCGTCTCCGTTGATGTCAGCTTTATTTCACTTGAACTGGTACTTCCCAAGGCTGTGGAGATGGTAAAGGACAAGGGACAAATAGTATCCCTCATAAAACCGCAATTCGAAGCCGGCAAAGAACACGTCGGCAAAAACGGAATAGTAAGAGATACGAAGGTACATGAAGATGTGCTGAATAAAATAATATCTCTATCCAAGGATTTGGGACTTAGAATCATGGGTCTTACCTTTTCGCCCATAAAGGGGGCAAAGGGCAATGTTGAATTTCTCATATATTTGGAAAAATCACACAGTGAAGACAACAATTACAATATAAAAGAATTAATTTCGGAAAGTTCGGAAATGTAGGGGATTTTATGCTTTTAGAATTAACCATAAAAAATTTTGCGATAATTGAAGATATCAGAGTTGAATTTGACGACGGTCTCAACGTATTGACAGGAGAAACCGGTTCGGGGAAATCCATAATCATCGACGCTCTTTCCATAGTGTTGGGCGAAAGAGCCAGCAAGGACATAATAAAAAAGGGCAGTGAATTTGCATATATTGAAGCGGTTTTCACAAATTATGATGACGATATAAATAAGTTATTGGAAGAGCAAGGCATATCCTCAGGAGATTTAATAGTAATATCCAAGGATATACGACTGAACAGACCCGCCATGGCGAAGGTAAACGACAGGACAGTATCCAATGCGGTATTAAACAAAATCACCGATAGATTAATAGACATCTTCGCTCAAAACGAAAGCGCCTCCATCATGAAGACATCCAATCAAAAAAAACTCATAGACTCCTTCGGCTCTGAAGAACACAAAGAACTTTTAACACGATTAAGCAAAAACTTTGACCGACTCACAGCTTTAAAAAATGAATATATTCAAAAAAATAAAAGTTCAGAGGACAAGGCGAGGGAAATAGACCTGCTCAAGTACCAGGTAACTGAAATCGAAGAAGCTCAATTAAGTTCCGACGATGACGAAAACCTTGAAAATAAATACAAACTTCTATTCAATGCATCTGAAGTAATAAAAAACATAAATGCATCGATTTTTGCATTAAAGAGCAGTTATGAAAATTCCGCCGCCGAAGACATGATCGACAGCGCCATATCCTTTTTAACCACTGTGCAAAACTACGATACAAACATTACAGAAGAATTAAATGAATTGGAAGACATCAGATACAGGATCAAAGATTTGGTACACAACTTGGAAAACTACCTGTCTTCCATAGATTACAGCGAAGAAAAATTATATGAACTTGAAAACAGGATAAATTTGGTAAACTCTTTAAAGAGCAAGTACGGAAATACGACGGATAAAATATACAGCTACTTAAAAGAAATAAAAGAAAGGCTTGAATTTCTTGAAAACTATGACCGAGAAATGCTCTCCTTAAAGGTAAAAATAGAAGAACTTGAAAGTAAATCCGCGATTATCGCAGAGGAAGTATCCTCAAACAGAAGAGAAATCGCCGAAGCCTTTCAAGGCAAAATAAAAACTGAACTGCGTGATTTAAATATTAAAGATGCGGATTTCAAAGTCCGATTTACTGAAAAACCTCTATCCCATGACGGAACGGACGATTTGGAATTTATGCTTATAACCAACAAGGGGGAGGACTTTAAACCTCTGGCGAAAATAGTATCCGGAGGAGAAATGAGCAGGGTGATGTTGGCCTTTAAAAGTATTTTAGCGCAAAGAGAAAAGATTCAAACAATGGTCTTCGATGAAATAGACAGCGGAATAAGCGGAGTGACAGCCCAAATTGTGGGAGAAAAAATAAAAAAACTGTCGGAAAATGCTCAAGTAATAGTAATATCTCATCTTCCGCAAATAGTATCCATTGCAAACTCACATTATGTGATTGAAAAAATAGAAGAAGAAGGCAGAATAAGTTCCAAGATAAACAAGCTTGACCGCAAGGAGAGAATACAGGAGCTGGCGAGGTTAATTGGAGGACTGAATTTAACACAGACCGCATTAAAAGCTGCAGAAGAAATGCTTTTTAAAAAGGAGAAGTGACAAATGGATTACATTGAGAGAACTATAAAAACTGATAGAATTTATGATGGAAAAATCGTCAAACTTAAAATCGATACGGTTGAGCTTCCCAACAAAAAATATTCAAAAAGAGAAATAGTCGAACACAGCCCGGCAGTTACAATAGTGGCAATAAATAAGGACGATGAGTTGCTTTTAGTAAGACAGTACAGAAAAGCCTTAGAAAAAATGATGTATGAAATACCCGCAGGTCTTATGGAATTCAAAGAACAACCAAGAGATGCGGCCTTTAGAGAATTGAGAGAAGAAACGGGATTTTCCGCAAATAAGATGGAATACCTGACGGAATTTTATACTTCACCGGGATTTTGCAATGAAAAAGTTCACGCTTTTTTCACCGATGACATTGAAGAGGCAAGCCAAAGCTTAGATGAAGACGAATTTATAGACTGTGAAGCAGTGCCCTTTAAAGAAGTGGTAAAGATGATTCTCAGAGGCGAAATAATAGATGCCAAGACCATAGCTGCAGTTCTCTTTTACAAAGAGATGAGGCAAAAACATGCTCAATAAAACCGTCTCCTACATCAGAAACATCACGGACTTCACACCGGAAACAGCAATTATATTGGGTTCGGGTCTTGGAGATTTTGCAGAAAATATAGAAGACAAAACAGTTATAAACTACGAGGACATTCCCGGATTTTCAAAATCCAACGTAAAGGGACACAACTCAAGACTTGTTTTCGGAAACATCAAAGATAAAAAAATCGTAGCCATGCAGGGAAGAATACATTACTATGAGGGACATACCATGGAAGAAGTGGTCTATCCCATAAGAGTTTTAAAATCCCTTGGAGTAGAAAAACTCATAATCACAAACTCAAGCGGAGGCATAAATACGGAATACACACCCGGAGATATAGTGATCATAAAGGACCACATAAACCTGTCCGGCACAAATCCCCTCATAGGAGAAAGCGATGATGAAAATCACAGATTCATAGACATGACCTATGCATATTCAAGGGAATTGATGGATAAAGCATCAGATGTCGCCGAGAAACTGAATATGGACATAAAAAGAGGGGTTTATATGTACTTCACGGGGCCAAGCTATGAAACACCTTCAGAAATCAAGGCGGCGGCCATACTTGGAGCCGACTGTGTCGGAATGAGCACTGTTCCCGAAGTTATACAGGCAAACTTTGAAAAAATAGAGGTTCTGGGGCTCAGTTGCATAACAAACATGGCGGCTGGCATATTGGATAAACCCTTAAGACACCAAGATGTAATAGAGATTTCCGCCAAAATAAAAGAGACCTTCAAAACCTATGTGGAAAAAATAATAGCGGTGATTTAATTGAACATATACTCTATATTGGAGAAAAAGAAAAATAATATAAAACTCAATAAAGAAGAGATTTCCTACTTCGTGCAGGGCTATTTAAAGGATGAAGTAAAGGACTACCAAGCCTCGGCTCTCTTGATGGCCATTTGCATAAACGGCTTGGACTTTGATGAAACGGTTTATCTCACAGAAGCAATGATAAACTCTGGAGATGTCGTAAATCTTGAAAAAATAAAGGGAGAAAAAGTGGACAAACACTCCACGGGAGGAGTCGGAGACACCACCACCCTCGTAGTAGGACCGCTTTTGGCAAGTTGTGGGCTCGCCTTTACAAAACTTAGCGGAAGAGGTCTGGGACATACGGGAGGAACTCTGGACAAGCTTGAATCCATAGAAGGTTTTGACATCGACCTTTCAGAAGAGGAATTCATAGACAATATAAACAGGATAAATATTGCCATAATGGGCCAAACTGCCACAATAACACCCGCAGACAAAAAAATTTACGCCTTAAGAGATGTGACCGCCACCGTAGATGATAAATCTCTCATAGCAAGTTCGATTATGAGCAAAAAACTTGCCATAGGATCAGATATTTTGGTGCTGGATGTAAAAGTGGGAGCGGGATCCTTCATGAAAACCCTTGAAGAGGCGAGGGAACTTGGAAAACTCATGGTTGAATTGGGCTATAAATTCGGCAGAAAAACCCACGCAGTACTCTCAAACATGGACGAACCTCTGGGCTATGCCGTGGGCAACAGCCTTGAAGTCATAGAAGCCATAAAAACCCTCAAGGGAGAAGGCCCGCAAGATTTAAAGGAACTTT
Proteins encoded in this window:
- the punA gene encoding Purine nucleoside phosphorylase 1 (The purine nucleoside phosphorylases catalyze the phosphorolytic breakdown of the N-glycosidic bond in the beta-(deoxy)ribonucleoside molecules, with the formation of the corresponding free purine bases and pentose-1-phosphate. Cleaves guanosine and inosine; High confidence in function and specificity), whose product is MLNKTVSYIRNITDFTPETAIILGSGLGDFAENIEDKTVINYEDIPGFSKSNVKGHNSRLVFGNIKDKKIVAMQGRIHYYEGHTMEEVVYPIRVLKSLGVEKLIITNSSGGINTEYTPGDIVIIKDHINLSGTNPLIGESDDENHRFIDMTYAYSRELMDKASDVAEKLNMDIKRGVYMYFTGPSYETPSEIKAAAILGADCVGMSTVPEVIQANFEKIEVLGLSCITNMAAGILDKPLRHQDVIEISAKIKETFKTYVEKIIAVI
- the pdp gene encoding Pyrimidine-nucleoside phosphorylase (Bacterial pyrimidine-nucleoside phosphorylase (gene pdp) [3] is an enzyme evolutionary and structurally related to thymidine phosphorylase; High confidence in function and specificity); translated protein: MEKKKNNIKLNKEEISYFVQGYLKDEVKDYQASALLMAICINGLDFDETVYLTEAMINSGDVVNLEKIKGEKVDKHSTGGVGDTTTLVVGPLLASCGLAFTKLSGRGLGHTGGTLDKLESIEGFDIDLSEEEFIDNINRINIAIMGQTATITPADKKIYALRDVTATVDDKSLIASSIMSKKLAIGSDILVLDVKVGAGSFMKTLEEARELGKLMVELGYKFGRKTHAVLSNMDEPLGYAVGNSLEVIEAIKTLKGEGPQDLKELSIAICSKFLILSGICKNHEEAQQLLHQKIENKEALEKFKEMVAAQRGDVSYVDDLDKFKLSSIKIEVLSSKTGYIKEINALKIGEIAKELGAGRATKESKIDHGAGILLNKKTDDYVKEGELLATLYTEIEGAREKAEKDLQSAFVIGQKNSEKYELILGEAGREDVWTI